In Terriglobus sp. TAA 43, a single window of DNA contains:
- a CDS encoding Gfo/Idh/MocA family protein, with protein MQVSRRSFLKSAAAAGAAVGFPTIVPSSVFGQYAPSKRINVGAIGVGRISRGHDLPGIWQSDKANIMAVCDLDAHRVEEGKQLINGVYSKKRGGAPYNGVTGYADFHELLANKDIDAVVISTPDHQHAACAVAAVRAGKDVYMQKPASLTIAEGRYLSDVANATGRIVQVGSQQRSWKQFRYAAELVRNGRIGELKHVEVGLPGDPAGPEAPHMPVPDGFNYDAWLGTTPEVYYTEMRVHPQKGFDRPGWLRCEQFGAGMITGWGAHHIDSAHWGMNTEYTGPVEVWGTAEFPKSGLWNVHGKFLTHARYANGVTMDISGDFRNGIKFIGTKGWVFVTRTEQLTPTDMGKAADVKATGLEASDPEILKSVIGPDEIHLYVSEDQHGNWLDCIHTRQLNISPVEMGHRACSTCLVHQIAMHMPNEHLHWDPVNERFLNNDAANKWLSRPQRAKYAFMPQHA; from the coding sequence ATGCAGGTTTCTCGCCGCAGCTTTCTGAAGAGTGCCGCAGCCGCAGGTGCTGCCGTCGGCTTCCCCACGATTGTTCCCTCTTCGGTTTTTGGGCAGTACGCTCCGTCCAAGCGCATTAATGTTGGCGCAATCGGAGTGGGTCGCATCTCGCGTGGGCATGATCTGCCGGGCATCTGGCAGTCCGACAAGGCCAACATCATGGCCGTCTGCGATCTGGATGCGCATCGCGTGGAAGAGGGCAAGCAGCTCATCAACGGTGTGTACTCCAAGAAGCGTGGCGGCGCGCCTTACAACGGCGTAACGGGCTACGCGGACTTCCACGAACTGCTGGCGAACAAGGATATTGACGCCGTGGTGATCAGCACGCCGGATCATCAACATGCTGCCTGCGCCGTGGCCGCGGTGCGCGCGGGCAAAGACGTTTATATGCAGAAGCCCGCATCGCTGACGATTGCGGAAGGGCGCTATCTATCCGATGTTGCAAATGCCACTGGGCGCATTGTGCAGGTGGGCAGCCAGCAGCGTTCGTGGAAGCAGTTTCGTTACGCGGCCGAGCTTGTGCGCAATGGTCGCATTGGCGAGTTGAAACATGTGGAAGTGGGCCTGCCCGGTGACCCTGCAGGACCGGAAGCGCCGCACATGCCTGTGCCTGATGGCTTCAATTACGACGCATGGCTGGGCACCACGCCCGAGGTGTATTACACCGAGATGCGTGTACATCCACAGAAGGGTTTTGATCGGCCGGGATGGCTGCGCTGCGAACAGTTTGGCGCGGGCATGATTACGGGCTGGGGCGCGCACCACATCGACAGCGCGCACTGGGGCATGAACACGGAATACACAGGGCCTGTGGAAGTTTGGGGAACCGCGGAGTTTCCTAAGAGTGGCCTGTGGAATGTGCATGGCAAGTTCCTCACGCATGCTCGCTACGCGAATGGCGTAACGATGGACATCTCCGGCGATTTCCGCAATGGCATTAAGTTCATTGGCACCAAGGGATGGGTGTTTGTCACGCGCACTGAGCAGTTGACGCCGACCGACATGGGCAAGGCTGCAGACGTGAAGGCGACTGGACTTGAGGCAAGTGATCCGGAGATTTTGAAGTCGGTCATTGGACCGGATGAGATTCATCTTTATGTGAGCGAGGACCAGCACGGCAACTGGCTCGATTGCATTCACACACGGCAGTTGAATATTTCGCCTGTGGAGATGGGACATCGCGCGTGTTCCACGTGCCTGGTACATCAGATCGCGATGCATATGCCGAATGAGCATCTGCACTGGGATCCAGTGAACGAGCGCTTCCTTAATAACGACGCGGCCAACAAATGGCTCTCGCGTCCGCAGCGCGCCAAATACGCATTCATGCCGCAGCACGCCTAG
- a CDS encoding acetylxylan esterase, translating to MKTIRCLAALALLVTGCAVARAQAPVTFTAEQDHQNMMDQLGIKTLRPGPSGDEKAPNHANYDESKANPYPDLPDPLTLKNGKNVTTPQQWWTERRPQIVEDVEREMYGRLPKNIPGVTWRVVLTDKEFVGRTPVIAKRLVGHVDNSAYPAISVDIEATEVIPVNVKGPVPVLVMFGQSVLPSPAQPTAPELERVNEAFRKLLSQQDPSLKEIFDKYPAYNPIASQAVNPFTGRAPGLPAYTADTLPAPNELVAAGWGYVALSTTSIQADNGQGITRGIIGLTNHGQPRTPEQWGALRAWAWGAARVLDYLETDPAVNAKQVGIEGVSRYGKAALVTMAFEPRFAMGLIGSSGEGGAKLSRRNFGEAVESLTGGEYYWMAGNFMKYGAEDGNFGRKTPGDNPVDAHDLIALAAPRLLFISYGVPEKGDAKWLDQKGSFMATVAAQPVYQLLGDKTLGVPNDYHADKVQMPPVLHGLLDGQLAWRQHDGGHTDLPNVPFFIEWADKWRTAGPLPVQPQ from the coding sequence GTGAAGACGATTCGTTGTCTGGCCGCACTTGCCTTGCTGGTCACCGGTTGCGCAGTTGCGCGTGCGCAGGCGCCTGTGACGTTCACCGCCGAGCAGGACCATCAGAACATGATGGATCAGCTTGGCATCAAGACGCTGCGTCCTGGGCCCAGCGGTGATGAGAAAGCGCCGAACCATGCGAACTACGACGAGTCGAAGGCGAATCCGTATCCCGATCTTCCTGATCCGTTGACGCTGAAGAATGGAAAGAACGTGACCACGCCACAGCAATGGTGGACTGAGCGTCGTCCGCAGATTGTGGAAGATGTGGAACGCGAGATGTATGGCCGTTTGCCGAAGAACATTCCTGGTGTCACGTGGCGCGTGGTGCTTACGGACAAGGAATTTGTGGGCCGCACTCCGGTGATTGCAAAACGGCTTGTAGGACACGTGGATAACTCGGCATATCCCGCAATCAGTGTGGACATTGAAGCGACCGAGGTGATTCCGGTGAACGTGAAAGGACCTGTGCCGGTGCTGGTGATGTTTGGGCAAAGTGTTTTGCCATCGCCTGCGCAACCCACGGCTCCTGAACTGGAACGTGTGAATGAAGCATTCCGCAAACTGCTGTCGCAGCAGGATCCGTCGTTAAAAGAAATCTTCGACAAATATCCAGCTTACAACCCGATTGCATCGCAAGCGGTGAATCCATTCACTGGTCGTGCGCCGGGCTTACCCGCGTATACCGCGGATACGCTGCCCGCGCCGAATGAACTTGTTGCTGCGGGATGGGGTTATGTTGCACTGAGTACGACGAGCATTCAGGCAGACAACGGCCAGGGGATTACGCGCGGCATCATTGGCCTTACGAATCATGGCCAACCACGCACGCCGGAGCAGTGGGGTGCGTTGCGTGCATGGGCGTGGGGTGCGGCGCGTGTGTTGGATTATCTTGAGACCGACCCTGCGGTGAATGCGAAGCAGGTAGGTATTGAAGGTGTGTCGCGCTATGGCAAGGCCGCGCTGGTAACGATGGCGTTTGAGCCTCGGTTTGCGATGGGATTGATTGGATCTTCCGGTGAAGGCGGTGCGAAGCTCAGTCGCCGAAACTTTGGTGAGGCCGTCGAAAGCCTTACTGGTGGCGAGTACTACTGGATGGCCGGCAACTTCATGAAGTATGGCGCGGAGGATGGTAACTTTGGCCGCAAGACACCAGGCGATAACCCCGTGGACGCGCATGACCTCATCGCTCTGGCCGCGCCCCGTTTGCTGTTCATCAGTTATGGCGTGCCGGAAAAAGGCGATGCGAAGTGGCTGGATCAGAAGGGTAGCTTCATGGCCACTGTGGCCGCGCAGCCGGTGTATCAACTGCTGGGTGACAAGACTCTCGGTGTTCCCAACGACTATCACGCAGACAAGGTACAGATGCCGCCTGTGCTGCATGGATTGCTGGATGGTCAGCTTGCATGGCGACAGCATGATGGCGGTCATACGGATTTGCCGAATGTACCGTTCTTCATTGAGTGGGCCGATAAATGGCGGACCGCAGGGCCGCTGCCGGTACAGCCGCAATGA
- a CDS encoding CDP-alcohol phosphatidyltransferase family protein encodes MRLLAAQEAKTFADAMADYPEEGDNPLHAFWQPETLKSEASRTGWVPPDVSPLPPMSNRWKLRATAPRTRRSTPLPVDALPETASSQTLPLPFEEQTDPENPREELAAAARDTFQLPAHHPERATLEEDTHGRMSSRFTWTSAFGKGSGWLLQKIVNGLALSKISPNTLTFIGLIINIVAAFFFGYARGENAHRMFLYAGLILIGAGLFDMVDGRVARQTNQVSVFGAFFDSVIDRYSDVAIFFGLLVYYARGNRFVYVVLVAFVMTASLMVSYTRARAEALIGSCKVGFMERPERIVLVILGALADTWGVMAPALWVLAFLSTVTVIHRIRFTYTETERRKLQPAR; translated from the coding sequence ATGCGCCTGCTTGCAGCGCAGGAGGCAAAGACCTTTGCCGACGCCATGGCGGATTACCCCGAAGAGGGAGACAATCCGCTGCACGCCTTCTGGCAGCCGGAGACGCTGAAGTCTGAGGCCTCGCGGACCGGCTGGGTGCCACCGGATGTGTCGCCCTTGCCGCCCATGAGCAACCGCTGGAAGCTTCGCGCAACGGCCCCGCGCACACGGCGATCCACGCCCCTGCCGGTGGATGCATTGCCTGAAACCGCCTCTTCACAGACACTTCCCCTGCCCTTTGAAGAACAGACAGACCCGGAAAATCCGCGCGAAGAGTTGGCCGCTGCGGCCCGCGACACGTTTCAACTGCCCGCGCACCACCCCGAACGGGCTACACTGGAAGAGGATACGCACGGACGCATGAGCTCTCGATTCACCTGGACCAGCGCCTTTGGCAAGGGCAGCGGATGGCTGCTGCAGAAGATCGTCAACGGTTTGGCGCTGTCGAAAATCTCGCCGAACACGCTGACCTTCATTGGCCTCATCATCAACATTGTGGCCGCGTTCTTCTTTGGCTACGCGCGCGGCGAAAACGCGCACCGCATGTTCCTGTACGCGGGCCTCATCCTGATTGGTGCGGGTTTGTTCGACATGGTCGACGGCCGCGTGGCGCGCCAGACCAACCAGGTAAGCGTCTTCGGCGCATTCTTCGATTCCGTCATCGACCGCTACAGCGATGTAGCAATCTTCTTCGGCCTGCTGGTGTATTACGCGCGCGGTAACCGCTTTGTGTACGTGGTGCTGGTGGCGTTTGTGATGACGGCGTCGCTCATGGTCAGCTACACACGCGCCCGCGCAGAAGCCCTTATCGGTTCCTGCAAGGTGGGTTTCATGGAGCGGCCGGAACGCATCGTTCTGGTTATCCTGGGTGCCTTGGCAGACACATGGGGCGTGATGGCACCGGCACTGTGGGTACTGGCTTTCCTCAGCACCGTCACCGTGATCCACCGCATCCGCTTCACGTACACAGAAACCGAACGCCGCAAGCTGCAGCCCGCGCGATAA
- a CDS encoding alpha-glucuronidase family glycosyl hydrolase has product MADRRAAAGTAAMKQFVRKTICAATLALCGSLNIVAEDGSAAWLRYAPLTDSKLYATLPTRIVSGDSSPTESAAAEELRRGLTSMLGRNFVVSNAGTGAIIVLRSNARLPRETYRIRRGMDGLHIEGSSAAAELYGVFHFLERVASQKPIVNETQSPAAQIRWSDEWDNMDGTVERGYAGPSIFFENGRVKQDLTRAGEYARLLASVGINGCNVNNVNANLQTLSGQNLRDFARVAEVFRPWGVKLALSVDLTSPQVVGGLDTFDPLDPKVAEWWQSKVDEIYKLIPDFAGFTVKADSEGRKGPSQYGRTPADAANVLARALKPHGGVVLYRGFVYNNHLDWNDKKADRARAGVDNFVKNDGTFESNVVIQIKEGPIDFQAREAVSPLFSALKKSNVAIELQTAQEYTGQQRHMVFLPSMWKWVLDTDLRANGKATPVKQIVTGHTFPNAGGSARLSGFVSVTNVGSETNWLHHPMALANLYGFGKLAWNPDTPLSEITDTWTRMTWGNDGQVVSTITSMLRKSWSVYEGYTGPNGMGTLTNILGYHFGPGIESAERNGWGQWFRGEKDGIGMDRTSHGTGYAQQYAPELAAKYENPATTGDDLLLFFHHVPYDYKLHSGKTLVQSIYDTHYASALAAAEYVPQWCALKDKIDAERYTQTLRLFEFQAGDAIVWRDAVNNWFQRISGIADAQGRVGHDKGRIEAEAMQATGFETIDVNPWETASGGKAVNCHVAAGCTLTMTAQQPAGTYNIAVNYYDMWNGVSKYELLVDGKTIATFAADDKLPPAQFDPNPSGQTATRYTAYNVALHPGAVITLHAVPDMRLELQNVMPSAEANSQIRARDYREFAPVDYIAIGPAGLITPQ; this is encoded by the coding sequence ATGGCGGACCGCAGGGCCGCTGCCGGTACAGCCGCAATGAAGCAGTTCGTGCGGAAAACTATCTGTGCCGCGACCCTGGCACTGTGCGGTTCCCTGAACATCGTCGCAGAAGATGGCTCAGCCGCGTGGCTGCGTTATGCACCGCTCACAGATTCAAAGCTATATGCGACATTGCCGACGCGGATCGTCTCAGGGGATAGCTCACCTACGGAGAGCGCCGCTGCGGAAGAGCTTCGCCGTGGATTAACCTCCATGCTGGGCAGAAACTTTGTGGTTTCAAACGCTGGCACCGGAGCGATCATTGTGCTCCGTTCCAATGCCCGTCTGCCACGCGAGACTTACCGTATCAGACGTGGCATGGACGGCTTACACATCGAAGGTTCGTCGGCTGCAGCAGAGCTCTATGGCGTGTTTCATTTTCTTGAACGTGTGGCGTCTCAGAAGCCCATCGTCAATGAGACACAATCGCCGGCTGCGCAGATTCGCTGGAGCGATGAGTGGGACAACATGGATGGTACGGTGGAACGCGGCTATGCGGGGCCGTCCATCTTCTTTGAGAATGGGCGCGTAAAGCAGGACCTTACGCGTGCTGGGGAGTATGCTCGGCTGCTTGCTTCGGTTGGCATCAACGGATGCAATGTGAACAACGTCAATGCGAATTTGCAAACGTTGTCCGGGCAAAACCTGCGTGACTTTGCGCGGGTTGCCGAGGTCTTTCGTCCGTGGGGTGTGAAGCTGGCGTTGAGTGTTGATCTTACGAGTCCGCAGGTTGTGGGTGGACTGGATACTTTCGATCCGCTTGACCCGAAGGTGGCCGAATGGTGGCAATCAAAGGTGGATGAGATTTATAAACTCATTCCGGACTTTGCAGGCTTCACGGTGAAGGCAGATAGTGAAGGGCGTAAAGGGCCATCGCAATATGGACGCACGCCTGCCGATGCGGCGAATGTTCTTGCGCGTGCATTGAAGCCGCATGGCGGTGTGGTGCTGTATCGCGGCTTTGTTTACAACAACCATCTTGACTGGAATGACAAGAAGGCCGACCGAGCACGTGCCGGTGTTGACAACTTTGTGAAGAACGACGGCACGTTTGAATCGAACGTTGTCATTCAGATCAAAGAAGGGCCGATTGATTTTCAGGCGCGTGAAGCGGTGAGTCCGCTGTTCAGCGCATTGAAGAAGAGCAACGTTGCGATTGAGCTGCAGACCGCGCAGGAGTACACAGGGCAGCAGCGTCACATGGTGTTTCTTCCGAGCATGTGGAAGTGGGTGCTGGACACCGATCTGCGCGCAAACGGCAAAGCGACGCCGGTAAAGCAGATTGTCACCGGTCATACGTTTCCCAATGCAGGTGGTTCGGCTCGGTTGAGCGGTTTCGTCTCAGTTACCAATGTAGGTAGTGAAACGAACTGGTTGCATCATCCTATGGCGCTTGCCAATCTGTATGGCTTTGGCAAGCTGGCGTGGAATCCAGATACGCCGCTGAGCGAGATCACTGACACGTGGACGCGGATGACATGGGGCAACGATGGGCAGGTAGTCAGCACTATCACGTCGATGCTGCGCAAGAGCTGGAGCGTGTACGAGGGATATACCGGCCCGAACGGCATGGGTACGCTCACCAACATTCTTGGCTATCACTTTGGTCCAGGCATTGAATCGGCTGAGCGCAATGGATGGGGTCAATGGTTCCGTGGTGAGAAAGACGGCATTGGTATGGATCGCACATCGCATGGCACCGGTTACGCGCAGCAGTACGCGCCGGAGCTTGCCGCGAAGTATGAGAATCCAGCCACCACGGGCGATGATCTGCTGTTGTTCTTCCATCATGTACCGTACGACTACAAGCTGCACAGCGGCAAGACACTGGTTCAATCGATCTACGACACGCATTACGCCTCTGCACTTGCCGCGGCAGAGTACGTGCCGCAGTGGTGTGCCTTGAAGGACAAGATTGATGCGGAACGTTATACGCAGACACTGCGACTGTTTGAATTTCAGGCAGGCGATGCGATTGTGTGGCGCGATGCGGTTAACAACTGGTTCCAACGCATCTCTGGCATTGCCGATGCGCAAGGACGTGTGGGGCATGACAAAGGCCGCATCGAGGCAGAAGCGATGCAGGCCACAGGCTTTGAAACTATCGATGTGAATCCGTGGGAGACGGCATCGGGTGGCAAGGCTGTGAACTGCCATGTAGCCGCAGGATGCACGCTTACGATGACTGCACAGCAACCCGCAGGCACTTACAACATTGCCGTGAACTATTACGACATGTGGAACGGTGTTTCAAAGTACGAACTGCTGGTGGACGGCAAGACCATCGCAACCTTTGCAGCTGATGACAAACTGCCACCTGCACAGTTCGATCCGAATCCCAGTGGCCAAACTGCGACACGCTACACCGCATACAACGTGGCGCTGCATCCTGGTGCGGTCATTACATTGCACGCCGTGCCGGACATGCGGCTGGAGCTGCAGAACGTGATGCCGTCCGCCGAAGCCAACAGCCAGATCCGCGCGCGCGACTATCGTGAATTTGCGCCGGTAGACTATATCGCGATTGGCCCTGCCGGCCTGATCACACCGCAGTAA
- the manD gene encoding D-mannonate dehydratase ManD, whose translation MKITGARLIITSPDRNFITLRIDTDEGIYGLGDGTVNGRELAVASYLTEHVIPCLIGRDPFQTEDMWQYLYRGAYWRRGPVTMAAIAAVDVALWDIKGKTLNTPVYNLLGGASRNGCMVYTHANGADIAEAVDSVQKHLADGYIAVRAQAGVPGIASSYGVPKKGKPYEPAERGLPSESLWSTEKYVRFAPKLFDVVRNAVGEDVHLLHDVHHRLTPIQAARLGKSLEPYDLFWMEDATPAELQEGFRIIRQHTTTPLAVGEVFNSVWDAHDLVRNQWIDYLRMTVSHGGGITPAKKTADFCDLYQVKTGYHGATDLSPVTMAAALHVGLAVHNFGIQEHMPHTALTDQVFPHAYKFENGYMHPGDAPGLGVTIDEELAAKYPYQRAYLPVARLLDGTLTDW comes from the coding sequence ATGAAGATCACAGGCGCACGCCTCATCATCACTTCGCCAGACCGCAACTTCATCACGCTGCGCATCGATACGGATGAAGGCATCTACGGCCTTGGCGATGGCACGGTCAACGGCCGCGAGCTCGCTGTTGCCAGCTATCTAACGGAGCATGTGATTCCGTGTTTGATTGGTCGTGATCCGTTTCAGACAGAGGACATGTGGCAGTATCTCTATCGCGGTGCTTACTGGCGTCGTGGGCCGGTGACGATGGCGGCGATTGCAGCGGTCGACGTGGCTCTGTGGGACATCAAGGGCAAGACGCTGAACACGCCTGTCTACAACCTGCTTGGCGGTGCGAGCCGCAACGGATGCATGGTGTACACGCATGCGAACGGTGCGGACATTGCGGAAGCCGTTGACTCCGTGCAGAAGCATCTTGCTGATGGGTACATTGCCGTTCGTGCACAGGCTGGCGTTCCCGGGATTGCGTCAAGTTATGGTGTGCCGAAAAAGGGCAAGCCGTATGAACCTGCCGAACGTGGCTTGCCTTCCGAAAGTCTGTGGTCCACCGAAAAGTATGTGCGGTTTGCGCCGAAGCTTTTCGATGTAGTGCGCAATGCCGTTGGTGAAGATGTTCATCTGCTGCATGACGTGCATCATCGACTGACACCGATTCAGGCAGCTCGTCTCGGCAAATCACTTGAGCCGTATGACCTGTTCTGGATGGAGGATGCGACACCCGCGGAGTTGCAGGAGGGTTTCAGGATCATCCGCCAGCACACCACAACGCCGCTGGCCGTGGGCGAAGTTTTTAACTCCGTGTGGGACGCGCATGACCTTGTGCGTAATCAGTGGATCGACTATCTGCGCATGACGGTGTCGCACGGCGGCGGCATCACGCCTGCGAAGAAGACCGCCGACTTCTGCGACCTGTACCAGGTGAAGACGGGCTATCACGGTGCGACCGATCTTTCACCCGTCACCATGGCCGCGGCGTTGCACGTTGGTTTAGCCGTTCACAACTTCGGCATACAGGAACACATGCCGCACACGGCCCTGACCGACCAAGTGTTTCCACACGCCTACAAGTTTGAAAACGGCTATATGCATCCGGGCGATGCGCCGGGATTGGGCGTGACCATTGACGAAGAACTTGCGGCGAAGTATCCGTACCAGCGCGCGTATCTACCCGTGGCGCGACTGCTGGATGGAACGCTAACCGACTGGTAA
- a CDS encoding sialate O-acetylesterase: MRRLLLSASLVLCSLPLAAEVRLPHVFSDHAVIQRDRPVRVWGWARPGEQVSVSFHQQKLSVAANNYGQWETWLKPESAGGPYELTVSGDATASPITRNDLLVGDVWIASGQSNMEMPLKGFNPDTQIKDHEKEIAAANHPKIRLLFQHKRPAAVPLADTDDTWTVCTPETAAGFSAVAYFFGRDLQEHEKGVPIGLIDTSWGGTPAMTWMSAGGAGFLGQGSLFTNGAGMVADQGATDEIKANLAAQDDADKAAGRTPVPHAKFTDRNSSWNPAALYNGMLAPYTKYAIRGAIWYQGEADQSMPYAPYYGRIFGGMIQDWRRQWAQGDFPFLFVQLSSYGTNTVDGWSTVRDAQRKTLSLVNTGMAVTLDVGHPTNIHPGDKQAVGARLAAAALSISYGAKAEGFSPMFEQATTEPNGMRAWFTHAEGLAPKAGAVGGFEIAGADHKFVPAEARVEKIGDHVTVVATSSTVKEPKYIRYGWAAVVTDYLYNSAGLPMGTFTSEP, encoded by the coding sequence ATGCGTCGTCTGCTGCTTTCCGCTTCGCTTGTGTTGTGCAGTCTTCCGCTGGCTGCCGAGGTGCGCCTGCCGCACGTATTCAGTGACCACGCCGTCATTCAGCGCGACCGTCCGGTGCGTGTGTGGGGATGGGCGCGGCCCGGCGAGCAGGTTTCTGTCAGCTTTCATCAGCAGAAGTTGAGCGTTGCGGCGAATAACTATGGCCAGTGGGAGACGTGGCTCAAGCCGGAGTCTGCGGGGGGGCCATACGAGCTGACCGTTTCAGGCGATGCAACGGCGTCCCCCATCACGCGCAATGACCTGCTGGTAGGCGATGTGTGGATTGCCAGCGGCCAGTCCAACATGGAGATGCCGCTGAAGGGATTCAACCCGGACACGCAGATCAAAGACCACGAGAAGGAGATTGCAGCGGCCAATCACCCGAAGATTCGCCTGCTCTTCCAGCACAAGCGTCCTGCTGCCGTGCCACTGGCCGACACGGACGATACATGGACCGTGTGCACCCCGGAAACGGCCGCGGGCTTCTCTGCGGTGGCCTACTTCTTCGGACGCGATCTGCAGGAGCACGAAAAGGGCGTGCCCATTGGCCTTATCGATACAAGCTGGGGTGGCACACCGGCCATGACGTGGATGAGCGCGGGCGGTGCGGGCTTCCTGGGCCAGGGCAGCCTATTCACCAACGGCGCGGGCATGGTCGCCGACCAGGGCGCGACAGACGAGATCAAGGCGAACCTTGCCGCGCAGGACGACGCAGACAAGGCGGCCGGAAGAACGCCGGTACCGCACGCGAAGTTCACCGATCGCAACAGTTCATGGAATCCGGCAGCGCTCTACAACGGCATGCTGGCGCCGTATACGAAGTACGCCATCCGCGGTGCCATCTGGTACCAGGGCGAAGCAGACCAGAGCATGCCTTACGCGCCGTATTACGGCCGCATCTTCGGCGGCATGATTCAGGATTGGCGGCGGCAGTGGGCGCAGGGCGACTTCCCGTTTCTGTTTGTGCAGCTTTCCAGCTATGGCACAAACACGGTGGACGGATGGAGCACCGTGCGCGACGCGCAGCGCAAGACGCTGTCGCTGGTGAACACGGGCATGGCCGTCACGCTCGACGTGGGGCATCCCACGAACATCCATCCCGGCGACAAGCAGGCCGTCGGCGCGCGCTTGGCCGCGGCTGCATTGAGCATCAGCTATGGGGCAAAGGCAGAGGGCTTCTCGCCCATGTTTGAACAGGCCACCACGGAACCCAACGGCATGCGCGCCTGGTTCACTCATGCGGAAGGACTTGCGCCGAAGGCTGGCGCGGTGGGCGGATTCGAAATCGCCGGTGCCGACCACAAGTTTGTTCCGGCAGAAGCCCGCGTGGAGAAGATTGGCGACCACGTAACAGTGGTGGCGACCTCCTCCACCGTGAAGGAGCCAAAGTACATCCGCTATGGCTGGGCAGCGGTTGTCACGGACTATCTGTACAACAGCGCAGGTCTGCCTATGGGCACGTTTACGTCCGAGCCATAA
- a CDS encoding dipeptidase, translating to MRHLIALSLSAALLITPQASLAQSNSDAALVAKAHKIHDHVITLDTHNDIEPSNFTADCNYSMRLTTQVNIPKMIQGGMDVSFMIVYVGQGPLTPEGYDDAYKQAIAKFDAIHRLTEQIAPDKIGLALTPEDVIRLHKAGKKIAVIGVENGYPIGLDVKRVKEFYDRGARYMSLAHNGNSQLADSNTGEKDGYSYNNGLSPEGREVIAEMNKWGIMVDLSHPAKGSNLEAIKLSKAPVIASHSAVRALAPSVTRDMDDEQLEALKKNGGVIQVVGFASYLKPDSPERTAALTKLQKEFFGDLARRGARGEAAARSCPVESATDAKSARRGGMAAYANMLPEDKRADFQKQIAEIDAKYPPAPRANVKDLIDHVDYAVKKIGIDHVGLASDFDGGGGIDGWNSTDQSFNVTLELVRRGYSEEQIGKLWSGNLLRVWGEVDKVAKQLQKTQK from the coding sequence TTGAGACACCTGATAGCTCTTTCCCTGAGTGCGGCTCTGCTGATCACACCGCAGGCCAGCCTGGCGCAATCCAACAGCGACGCGGCCCTGGTTGCCAAAGCGCACAAGATCCACGACCACGTGATCACGCTCGATACGCACAACGACATTGAGCCCTCGAACTTCACGGCAGACTGCAACTACTCCATGCGCCTGACCACGCAGGTGAACATCCCCAAGATGATTCAAGGCGGCATGGATGTGTCGTTCATGATCGTCTACGTGGGACAGGGCCCACTGACGCCCGAAGGCTATGACGACGCTTACAAGCAGGCGATTGCGAAGTTCGACGCGATCCATCGCCTTACCGAACAGATTGCCCCTGACAAGATTGGCCTGGCGCTGACGCCGGAAGACGTAATCCGCCTGCACAAGGCTGGCAAGAAGATTGCCGTCATTGGCGTTGAAAACGGCTATCCCATTGGCCTGGATGTGAAGCGCGTGAAGGAGTTCTACGACCGCGGCGCGCGTTACATGTCGCTGGCACACAACGGCAACAGCCAGCTTGCCGACTCCAACACCGGCGAGAAGGACGGTTACTCCTACAACAATGGTCTGTCGCCCGAGGGTCGCGAGGTCATCGCAGAGATGAACAAATGGGGCATCATGGTGGACCTCTCGCATCCCGCGAAGGGCTCCAACCTGGAAGCCATCAAGTTGTCGAAGGCACCGGTCATTGCATCACACTCGGCCGTCCGCGCTCTGGCGCCCAGCGTGACTCGCGATATGGATGACGAACAGTTGGAAGCGCTGAAGAAGAATGGCGGCGTGATCCAGGTGGTCGGTTTCGCCAGCTATCTGAAGCCGGATTCGCCTGAACGCACCGCGGCTCTAACCAAGTTGCAGAAGGAGTTCTTTGGCGACTTGGCGCGCAGGGGTGCACGTGGTGAGGCTGCTGCGCGTTCGTGCCCAGTGGAAAGTGCAACCGACGCAAAGAGTGCTCGCCGTGGTGGTATGGCCGCCTACGCAAACATGCTGCCGGAAGACAAACGCGCCGACTTCCAGAAGCAGATCGCGGAGATTGATGCGAAGTATCCGCCCGCACCGCGTGCCAATGTGAAGGACCTGATTGATCACGTGGACTACGCCGTAAAGAAGATCGGCATTGATCATGTAGGGCTGGCATCGGACTTCGACGGTGGTGGCGGCATTGATGGATGGAACAGCACCGACCAGTCGTTCAACGTGACGCTGGAACTGGTGCGCCGCGGCTACAGCGAAGAGCAGATCGGCAAGCTGTGGAGCGGCAACCTGCTGCGCGTGTGGGGCGAGGTCGATAAGGTAGCCAAACAGTTGCAGAAGACACAAAAGTAA